The genomic interval ATCAAAATTGAATTGAATATAATCAGAAACAACAGAAAGGTCATTGAGCTCAGATTCAATAGTTTCTTTAATATCAATTGTATGTTCCCATGAACTTTTTTTATACAAATTGAATACTCTAGTTGTTTCAATCAATGATTCCTTGATGAGTAAGTTGTTGAATTTATACCTTGTGATAAGATCCATCACCTGCTTGGAGAACTCTTTTTCTAATAAAATAGTAGAAGAAAGAGCTTTTACTTTTTTTGTTTCACTTTCGGTAATGTCAGCATAATAATCAGAAATGAACTCAATCTGGAACCTAAGAATATCTTTCGTAGTTGCTAACTTTTGCAATTGAGAAAACCTGTTTGAATAAGTTTTATTAAAGAAAACATCCACTTCTGAGTTCGAGAAGAAAAAAAGCCCCTGGGAAGAAATGACGAAGAAAATAGGGGCTTCCACCAGCTTTTTCTCCTTATTGTAATAGGGAATGGAAATGTGGAAGGCTACTTGCGTATCGGTTGCTAAAAAATGAGAGCTAATTTCAATATCTTCATACTGTTTCATGATGGAAAAATTAACTCCAAACTTTTCCTCCAACCACCTTAGTTCCTCAGTGGTATAATCTACTAGTTGCATGACATGAAAATCCAAACTCAGATCCCAGATTTCACTCACGCTTTTCACCTGTAGTATTTCTTTATTTTTTAATAAAATTTCTATCATACTTGGACGATTAAAGGCTTTAAGCCGGTTTAAGATAGAAGCATGGGAAGGTTATATGAACTATCTTACCCATTCTATCTTTGCAATATACCTCAC from Rhodocytophaga rosea carries:
- a CDS encoding CorA family divalent cation transporter, coding for MIEILLKNKEILQVKSVSEIWDLSLDFHVMQLVDYTTEELRWLEEKFGVNFSIMKQYEDIEISSHFLATDTQVAFHISIPYYNKEKKLVEAPIFFVISSQGLFFFSNSEVDVFFNKTYSNRFSQLQKLATTKDILRFQIEFISDYYADITESETKKVKALSSTILLEKEFSKQVMDLITRYKFNNLLIKESLIETTRVFNLYKKSSWEHTIDIKETIESELNDLSVVSDYIQFNFDRLDDLKENVSNKIDLEQNYIFKMLTVVTVCIALPTLIAGVYGMNFEHMPELKTRFGYPIVIIAMLFSMVLPFIYFKRKKWLINNSGLINELTTG